In the genome of Pseudorca crassidens isolate mPseCra1 chromosome 12, mPseCra1.hap1, whole genome shotgun sequence, one region contains:
- the LOC137203653 gene encoding small ribosomal subunit protein eS27-like: MPLTKDLLHPSPEKRKHKTKHLVQSLNSYFMDVKCPGCYKITIFSHAQTVVLCVGYSTVLCQPTGGKARLTEECSFRRKRH; the protein is encoded by the coding sequence ATGCCTCTCACAAAGGATCTCCTTCATCCCTCTCCAGAAAAGAGGAAACACAAGACGAAACACCTGGTGCAGAGCCTCAATTCCTATTTCATGGACGTGAAATGCCCAGGATGCTATAAAATCACCATCTTTAGCCATGCACAAACAGTAGTTTTGTGTGTCGGCTACTCTACTGTCCTCTGTCAGCCTACAGGAGGAAAAGCAAGGCTTACGGAAGAATGCTCCTTCAGACGGAAGCGGCACTAA
- the TUG1 gene encoding taurine up-regulated 1 has product MLMKCIWPSKALTGPRSRGLLLTEELVPAFKARIEDSGERTTRPGVARRSQLPLSLPTELEPNNRSALLEPCAAAASASAAAAAAAKPAARAPLWMRCAHNPGRLAHSPTPQAPEASAAHSANHRAAPPPAPALMRSLLIELEEALARPPPLPGLVGRRSGRAVDRAIGWRLFLLLWHPALGAQARPPRRAPGGRWRSRRVFLLVRRTRAAAYAFAIRRGVVRVVGGGGQLLRPAPGEAAGFGAAGEAGVAGAGLEAWRHPSGPARTQLGGQEGAGGWLVVGFLLCLFLLMPP; this is encoded by the exons ATGTTGATGAAGTGCATATGGC CCTCTAAGGCCCTGACTGGGCCTCGGTCCCGTGGTCTCCTCCTCACGGAGGAGTTAGTCCCAGCTTTCAAGGCCCGGATCGAGGACAGTGGCGAGCGCACCACCCGACCGGGCGTTGCCCGGCGCTCACAGCTGCCTTTGTCCCTCCCCACGGAATTGGAACCAAACAACCGCAGCGCGCTCTTGGAACCATGTGCTGCcgccgcctccgcctccgccgctgccgccgccgccgcgaaACCAGCCGCCCGCGCGCCGCTTTGGATGAGATG TGCACACAACCCGGGCCGCCTCGCGCACTCCCCGACGCCCCAAGCCCCCGAGGCCTCCGCGGCGCACTCGGCCAATCACAGAGCcgcccctcctcccgcccccgccctgATGCGAAGCCTCCTGATTG AACTCGAAGAAGCCCTGGCGCGCCCTCCCCCCCTTCCCGGTCTGGTAGGGCGAAGGAGCGGGCGCGCGGTCGATCGAGCGATCGGTTGGCGGCTCTTTCTCCTGCTCTGGCATCCAGCTCTTGGGGCGCAGGCCCGGCCGCCGCGGCGCGCGCCCGGTGGCCGTTGGCGCTCGCGCCGCGTCTTTCTTCTTGTACGCAGAACTCGGGCGGCGGCCTATGCGTTTGCGATTCGACGAGGAGTCGTCCGGGTGGTCGGCGGTGGCGGGCAGCTGCTCCGCCCCGCTCCCGGGGAGGCGGCGGGATTTGGCGCggccggggaagctggggtggccggggccggccTGGAGGCCTGGCGCCACCCTTCGGGGCCTGCAAGGACCCAGTTGGGCGGGCAGGAGGGGGCCGGGGGATGGTTGGTGGTGGGCTTCCTACTTTGCCTTTTTCTCCTTATGCCGCCTTAG